The following are encoded in a window of Acinonyx jubatus isolate Ajub_Pintada_27869175 chromosome D4, VMU_Ajub_asm_v1.0, whole genome shotgun sequence genomic DNA:
- the ZBTB43 gene encoding zinc finger and BTB domain-containing protein 43, whose translation MEPGTNSFRVEFPDFSSTILQKLNQQRQQGQLCDVSIVVQGHIFRAHKAVLAASSPYFCDQVLLKNSRRIVLPDVMNPRVFENILLSSYTGRLVMPAPEIVSYLTAASFLQMWHVVDKCTEVLEGNPTVLCQKLNHGSDHQSPSSSNYNGLVESFELGSGGHTDFPKAQELRDGENEEESTKDELSSQLTEHEYLPSNSSTEHDRLSTEMASQDGEEGASDSAEFHYTRPMYSKPSIMAHKRWIHVKPERFDQACEGMDVHAPYDEHQVTESVNTMQTEHSVQPSGVEEDFHIGEKKVEAEFDEQADESNYDEQVDFYGSSMEEFSGERSDGNLIGHRQEAALASGYSENIEMVTGIKEEASHLGFSATDKLYPCQCGKSFTHKSQRDRHMSMHLGLRPYGCGVCGKKFKMKHHLVGHMKIHTGIKPYECNICAKRFMWRDSFHRHVTSCTKSYEAAKAEQNTTEAN comes from the coding sequence ATGGAGCCTGGAACAAACTCTTTTCGAGTAgaatttcctgatttttccaGCACCATTCTGCAGAAACTGAACCAGCAGCGCCAGCAAGGACAATTATGTGATGTCTCCATTGTTGTCCAAGGCCACATTTTCCGGGCACACAAAGCTGTTCTTGCTGCCAGTTCACCCTACTTTTGTGACCAGGTACTCCTGAAAAATAGCAGGAGGATTGTTTTACCTGATGTGATGAACCCAAGAGTGTTTGAGAACATTCTCCTATCTAGTTATACGGGACGTCTAGTAATGCCTGCTCCAGAAATTGTTAGTTACTTAACAGCAGCAAGCTTCCTCCAGATGTGGCATGTGGTAGACAAATGCACTGAGGTTTTAGAGGGAAACCCTACGGTTCTTTGTCAGAAGCTAAATCATGGCAGTGACCACCAGTCTCCTAGCAGCAGTAATTATAATGGCCTGGTCGAGAGCTTTGAGCTGGGCTCTGGGGGCCATACTGATTTCCCCAAAGCCCAAGAACTGAGGGACGGAGAGAATGAAGAGGAGAGCACCAAAGACGAGCTGTCATCTCAACTCACTGAGCACGAATACCTTCCCAGCAACTCGTCCACAGAGCATGACCGGCTGAGCACGGAAATGGCGAGCCAGGACGGGGAGGAGGGGGCCAGCGACAGCGCCGAGTTCCACTACACCCGGCCCATGTATAGCAAGCCCAGCATAATGGCGCACAAGCGCTGGATCCACGTGAAGCCCGAGCGCTTTGACCAGGCATGTGAGGGCATGGATGTGCACGCGCCCTACGATGAGCACCAGGTCACTGAGTCTGTCAACACCATGCAGACGGAGCACTCAGTCCAGCCTTCGGGAGTGGAGGAAGACTTTCACAtcggggaaaaaaaagtagaagcagaGTTTGACGAACAGGCTGATGAAAGCAATTATGATGAGCAGGTGGATTTCTACGGCTCTTCCATGGAAGAGTTTTCTGGAGAGAGGTCAGACGGTAATCTCATTGGGCACAGACAGGAGGCTGCCCTGGCATCGGGCTACAGTGAGAATATTGAAATGGTAACAGGGATTAAAGAAGAAGCTTCCCATTTAGGATTCTCAGCCACCGACAAGCTGTATCCTTGTCAGTGTGGGAAAAGTTTCACTCACAAGAGTCAGAGAGATCGACACATGAGCATGCACCTCGGTCTTCGGCCTTATGGCTGTGGTGTCTGTGgtaagaaattcaaaatgaagcATCATCTCGTGGGGCACATGAAAATTCATACGGGCATAAAGCCCTATGAGTGTAATATCTGTGCAAAGAGATTTATGTGGAGGGACAGTTTCCACAGGCATGTGACTTCTTGTACCAAGTCCTACGAAGCTGCAAAGGCTGAGCAGAATACGACTGAGGCTAACTAA